A region from the Metopolophium dirhodum isolate CAU chromosome 9, ASM1992520v1, whole genome shotgun sequence genome encodes:
- the LOC132952080 gene encoding uncharacterized protein LOC132952080 isoform X1, whose translation MVKRCQRGDSDNSTRAAMETSHGRTMRSLAVLMFVLASATCQQTMSFPDGEGKSGAGIPDNGTAAGAGPGNRSGKNLFNWLGSFSDEGADPYLSSANGACLQGDMAECFKARALSGLGDFFVRDAYRLNENVRVVRLRDEDDDGGRHASRAFEFSSEQRPEDTEWDRLVKFATRKAERFLRSAAVEVHVPDELTEGGRYSPRFIDEISSELDTLEDKKASVITKKKVKKLLIPLLIVLKLFKLKLLLFLPLILGLASFKKVLGFLALVVPGLIGFFKLCKPDLQHNYGTFGHSSYYHRPSNGGGPLPQSGPVYSPYREHQEPQYHREHLEQPQYHREHPVDPQQYLYESADAQPYNSRPARNQQDAKVPSSGSVAFKEEANDMAYNGYNRQQRR comes from the exons ATGGTAAAACGCTGTCAAAG AGGCGATAGCGACAACAGCACAAGAGCTGCGATGGAGACGAGCCACGGCCGAACGATGCGCTCGTTGGCTGTACTGATGTTCGTGTTGGCATCGGCCACGTGCCAGCAGACCATGTCATTTCCAGACGGCGAAGGCAAAAGCGGCGCCGGCATCCCGGACAACGGGACGGCGGCGGGCGCCGGTCCCGGGAACAGGAGCGGCAAGAACCTGTTCAACTGGTTGGGTAGTTTTTCGGACGAGGGCGCCGACCCGTACCTGTCGTCGGCCAACGGAGCGTGTCTGCAGGGTGACATGGCCGAGTGTTTCAAGGCCCGCGCCCTGTCCGGCCTGGGCGACTTCTTCGTCCGGGACGCGTACCGGCTGAACGAGAACGTGCGAGTGGTACGCCTGAgagacgaagacgacgacggcggccgtCACGCGTCCAGGGCGTTCGAATTCTCTTCGGAACAGCGGCCCGAGGACACCGAATGGGACAGGCTGGTGAAGTTCGCCACGCGCAAGGCCGAGCGGTTCCTGCGATCGGCCGCCGTCGAGGTGCACGTGCCCGACGAGCTGACGGAGGGTGGCCGGTACTCTCCGAGGTTCATCGACGAGATATCCTCCGAGCTGGACACGCTCGAGGACAAGAAGGCCAGCGTCATAA CTAAGAAGAAAGTAAAGAAGCTACTGATCCCCCTGCTGATCGTGCTTAAGCTGTTCAAACTGAAACTCCTGCTTTTCCTGCCGCTCATTCTGGGTCTGGCATCGTTCAAGAAGGTGCTTGGCTTCCTGGCACTGGTCGTTCCCGGTCTCATTGGGTTCTTCAAACTGTGCAAGCCTGACCTCCAGCACAACTACGGCACGTTCGGGCACAGCAGCTACTATCACAGGCCGTCCAACGGCGGTGGACCTCTGCCCCAGTCTGGACCCGTGTACTCGCCGTACCGCGAACATCAGGAACCGCAGTACCACCGTGAACACTTAGAACAACCACAGTACCACCGTGAACATCCGGTAGATCCACAACAGTACCTGTACGAGTCAGCCGACGCGCAGCCGTACAACAGCCGGCCAGCCCGGAACCAGCAGGACGCCAAGGTACCGTCTTCCGGTTCAGTCGCGTTTAAGGAAGAGGCCAACGACATGGCGTACAACGGTTACAACAGGCAGCAGCGGCgataa
- the LOC132952080 gene encoding uncharacterized protein LOC132952080 isoform X2 codes for METSHGRTMRSLAVLMFVLASATCQQTMSFPDGEGKSGAGIPDNGTAAGAGPGNRSGKNLFNWLGSFSDEGADPYLSSANGACLQGDMAECFKARALSGLGDFFVRDAYRLNENVRVVRLRDEDDDGGRHASRAFEFSSEQRPEDTEWDRLVKFATRKAERFLRSAAVEVHVPDELTEGGRYSPRFIDEISSELDTLEDKKASVITKKKVKKLLIPLLIVLKLFKLKLLLFLPLILGLASFKKVLGFLALVVPGLIGFFKLCKPDLQHNYGTFGHSSYYHRPSNGGGPLPQSGPVYSPYREHQEPQYHREHLEQPQYHREHPVDPQQYLYESADAQPYNSRPARNQQDAKVPSSGSVAFKEEANDMAYNGYNRQQRR; via the exons ATGGAGACGAGCCACGGCCGAACGATGCGCTCGTTGGCTGTACTGATGTTCGTGTTGGCATCGGCCACGTGCCAGCAGACCATGTCATTTCCAGACGGCGAAGGCAAAAGCGGCGCCGGCATCCCGGACAACGGGACGGCGGCGGGCGCCGGTCCCGGGAACAGGAGCGGCAAGAACCTGTTCAACTGGTTGGGTAGTTTTTCGGACGAGGGCGCCGACCCGTACCTGTCGTCGGCCAACGGAGCGTGTCTGCAGGGTGACATGGCCGAGTGTTTCAAGGCCCGCGCCCTGTCCGGCCTGGGCGACTTCTTCGTCCGGGACGCGTACCGGCTGAACGAGAACGTGCGAGTGGTACGCCTGAgagacgaagacgacgacggcggccgtCACGCGTCCAGGGCGTTCGAATTCTCTTCGGAACAGCGGCCCGAGGACACCGAATGGGACAGGCTGGTGAAGTTCGCCACGCGCAAGGCCGAGCGGTTCCTGCGATCGGCCGCCGTCGAGGTGCACGTGCCCGACGAGCTGACGGAGGGTGGCCGGTACTCTCCGAGGTTCATCGACGAGATATCCTCCGAGCTGGACACGCTCGAGGACAAGAAGGCCAGCGTCATAA CTAAGAAGAAAGTAAAGAAGCTACTGATCCCCCTGCTGATCGTGCTTAAGCTGTTCAAACTGAAACTCCTGCTTTTCCTGCCGCTCATTCTGGGTCTGGCATCGTTCAAGAAGGTGCTTGGCTTCCTGGCACTGGTCGTTCCCGGTCTCATTGGGTTCTTCAAACTGTGCAAGCCTGACCTCCAGCACAACTACGGCACGTTCGGGCACAGCAGCTACTATCACAGGCCGTCCAACGGCGGTGGACCTCTGCCCCAGTCTGGACCCGTGTACTCGCCGTACCGCGAACATCAGGAACCGCAGTACCACCGTGAACACTTAGAACAACCACAGTACCACCGTGAACATCCGGTAGATCCACAACAGTACCTGTACGAGTCAGCCGACGCGCAGCCGTACAACAGCCGGCCAGCCCGGAACCAGCAGGACGCCAAGGTACCGTCTTCCGGTTCAGTCGCGTTTAAGGAAGAGGCCAACGACATGGCGTACAACGGTTACAACAGGCAGCAGCGGCgataa
- the LOC132952713 gene encoding uncharacterized protein LOC132952713, producing the protein MQTFVCGRRKRDASAAIAVALCATCLLNAASVVQGQTDTTAVPDVVGGGGPQLLSSLQPPMTTTNAQHQAKYDESANTELLKQVLMKKCLHRYTMTCLKLDLVRLIDRLGTARAYQLVPGVSLVRASDGNQTTITGGGGGHHHQQNQHHRQHHHHGGIPPDVVRSLVRGNDSADELDGYLMEKVDAYLNSLSISVKLVDSAVVEKVRNLSSQMLVNILPTGLLETGRGKKDGMKAALWSAGTLAAIAFASLAAMSGKALMTAMLALVLAAVCALKGHGGGGGGGGGGGGYGKTSHYEIITKPAIYDHEHLVHGASYSSAPYSYARHLTMDENGGTHHPIGRGPPQPQRVSVVHAAPAAPATAPSGDASGPGQQAGDEDADDEASVGRLSYPLAPIAYIPTNNA; encoded by the exons ATGCAGACATTCGTGTGCGGCCGACGAAAGCGCGACGCCTCAGCGGCGATCGCGGTGGCCCTGTGCGCGACTTGCCTGCTGAACGCCGCCTCGGTGGTGCAAGGGCAGACCGATACCACGGCCGTGCCGGACGTCGTCGGAGGCGGAGGACCGCAATTACTGTCGTCGTTGCAACCACCGATGACGACCACCAACGCTCAACACCAGGCCAAGTACGATGAATCGGCCAACACGGAACTCCTCAAGCAG GTGTTGATGAAGAAATGTCTGCACCGGTACACGATGACGTGCCTGAAACTGGACCTGGTCCGGCTGATCGACCGGCTGGGCACGGCCCGCGCTTATCAGCTGGTACCTGGCGTGTCGCTCGTCCGGGCTTCAGACGGCAACCAGACGACGATCACCGGCGGCGGAGGCGGTCACCATCATCAACAGAACCAGCACCATCGCCAGCATCACCATCACGGCGGCATACCTCCGGACGTGGTCAGATCGCTGGTCCGGGGCAACGATTCGGCCGATGAGCTGGATGGGTACCTGATGGAAAAAGTCGACGCGTACCTGAACAGCCTGTCCATCAGCGTCAAGCTGGTCGACTCGGCAGTGGTGGAGAAGGTGCGCAATCTCAGCAGTCAAATGCTCGTCAACATACTGCCCACCGGATTGCTGGAGACCG GGCGGGGCAAGAAGGACGGTATGAAAGCGGCCCTGTGGTCGGCTGGCACTCTGGCGGCAATCGCCTTCGCGTCGCTGGCCGCAATGTCAGGCAAAGCGCTGATGACGGCCATGTTGGCGCTCGTCCTGGCAGCCGTGTGCGCGCTCAAAGGCcacggtggcggtggcggcggtggtggcggagGTGGCGGTTACGGCAAGACGTCGCATTACGAGATCATCACCAAGCCGGCCATATACGATCACGAACACCTGGTTCACGGAGCGTCGTACTCATCGGCGCCGTACAGTTACGCTCGACACCTTACCATGGACGAGAACGGCGGAACGCATCACCCGATCGGACGCGGCCCGCCGCAGCCTCAGCGCGTCAGCGTCGTGCACGCGGCGCCGGCCGCTCCGGCCACGGCCCCGTCCGGTGACGCTTCCGGCCCGGGCCAACAGGCCGGCGACGAGGACGCGGACGACGAGGCCAGCGTCGGCCGTCTGTCATATCCGCTGGCGCCGATAGCTTACATACCCACCAACAACGCCTGA